A region of Mesorhizobium sp. M3A.F.Ca.ET.080.04.2.1 DNA encodes the following proteins:
- a CDS encoding PilZ domain-containing protein yields the protein MASTRNPPEQGSSEHRRQHRQRVLKGGTIIAGIQNSEVSCTLRNQNAGGAELKVAPESRVPDQFLLYVPVDGVAYRAQVRWRRNDRVGVQFTGTEPKPRLHYG from the coding sequence ATGGCCAGCACCCGAAACCCGCCCGAACAGGGCTCCAGCGAGCATCGACGCCAGCATCGCCAGCGGGTGCTCAAGGGTGGGACGATCATCGCCGGCATCCAGAATTCCGAGGTGAGTTGCACCTTGCGCAACCAGAATGCCGGGGGCGCCGAGTTGAAGGTCGCGCCGGAATCGCGCGTTCCTGATCAGTTTCTGCTCTACGTTCCGGTCGATGGAGTAGCCTACCGGGCACAAGTGCGCTGGCGCCGCAATGACCGCGTCGGTGTCCAGTTCACCGGCACCGAGCCTAAACCCAGGCTGCACTACGGCTGA
- a CDS encoding ABC transporter ATP-binding protein, with protein sequence MARFKIDLRASAFRSVLGFTLAHWRRQPWRLSLIMVAFLLSTLADVLTPLYSGRLVDAVASSAGADAMAWQAAMTAFSILVALALAGVMLRNAAFMGIVELTLKMMSDIAADAFHRVQRFSTDWHANAFAGSTVRKVTRGMWALDLLNDTILIALLPSLVMLVGSTLLLGWFWPLMGLVVATGSVLFIAVTAALSLGYVAPAARLANAWDTRLGGALADAVSCNAVVKSFGAEMREEARLARVVGKWRLRTGRTWVRGTINGTTQGVMLMLLRAAVIGLSLVLWSWGEASAGDVAFVLTSFFVLQGYLRDIGTHIRNLQRSVNDMEELVDFQSEPLGIEDRPAAGPILISDGRIAFDKVTFHYGNHRLPLYRDFSVEIAAGERIGLVGHSGSGKTTFVKLIQRLYDVNAGRILIDGQDISQVAQASLRSQIAIVQQEPILFHRSLAENIAYARPSATQAEIEQAAKLASAHDFIANLPKGYGTLVGERGVKLSGGERQRVAIARAFLADARILILDEATSSLDSESEVLIQKAMERLMVGRTTLVIAHRLSTVRALDRLMVFDRGRIIEEGAHDELIRLSGGVYRRLFERQALELTKGLVA encoded by the coding sequence GCAGCGCCGGCGCGGATGCGATGGCGTGGCAAGCCGCAATGACGGCCTTCTCGATCCTGGTGGCACTGGCGCTGGCCGGCGTCATGCTGCGCAATGCCGCGTTCATGGGCATCGTCGAATTGACGCTGAAGATGATGTCGGACATCGCCGCCGATGCCTTTCACCGAGTGCAGCGGTTCTCGACGGACTGGCACGCCAACGCCTTTGCCGGGTCCACCGTGCGCAAGGTCACGCGCGGCATGTGGGCGCTCGACCTGCTCAACGACACAATCCTGATTGCGCTGCTGCCGTCGCTGGTGATGCTGGTCGGCTCGACACTGCTGCTCGGCTGGTTCTGGCCGCTGATGGGCCTGGTGGTCGCCACCGGCTCCGTGCTGTTCATTGCCGTCACCGCCGCGCTCTCGCTCGGCTATGTCGCGCCCGCGGCACGGCTCGCCAACGCATGGGACACGCGCCTCGGCGGCGCGCTGGCCGACGCGGTGAGCTGCAACGCTGTCGTCAAGAGCTTCGGCGCCGAGATGCGTGAGGAGGCACGCCTTGCCCGCGTTGTCGGCAAATGGCGCCTGCGCACCGGCCGCACCTGGGTGCGCGGTACCATCAACGGCACCACTCAGGGCGTCATGCTGATGCTGCTCAGGGCAGCCGTCATTGGCCTGTCTCTGGTGCTCTGGTCATGGGGCGAGGCGAGCGCTGGTGATGTCGCTTTCGTGCTGACCTCGTTCTTCGTCCTGCAAGGCTATCTGCGCGATATCGGCACGCATATCCGCAACCTGCAGCGCTCGGTCAACGACATGGAGGAACTGGTCGACTTCCAGTCCGAGCCGCTCGGGATCGAGGATCGCCCCGCAGCCGGGCCGATCCTGATCAGCGACGGCCGCATCGCTTTCGACAAGGTGACGTTTCACTACGGCAATCACCGGCTGCCGCTCTATCGCGACTTCTCGGTCGAGATCGCTGCGGGCGAGCGCATCGGCCTGGTCGGGCATTCGGGATCGGGCAAGACCACCTTCGTCAAGCTGATCCAGCGTCTCTATGACGTGAATGCGGGCCGCATCCTGATCGACGGCCAGGACATTTCCCAGGTGGCGCAAGCCTCGCTGCGCAGCCAGATCGCCATCGTCCAGCAGGAGCCGATCCTGTTCCACCGGTCGCTGGCCGAAAACATCGCCTATGCCCGGCCGAGCGCCACCCAGGCCGAGATCGAGCAGGCAGCGAAGCTCGCCAGCGCGCACGATTTCATCGCCAACCTGCCCAAGGGCTACGGAACCCTGGTCGGCGAGCGCGGCGTGAAGCTGTCCGGCGGCGAGCGCCAACGCGTGGCGATCGCACGCGCCTTCCTGGCCGATGCGCGCATCCTGATCCTCGACGAAGCGACATCGAGCCTCGATTCGGAATCGGAGGTGCTGATCCAGAAGGCGATGGAGCGGCTGATGGTCGGGCGCACGACGCTCGTCATCGCGCACCGGCTCTCGACCGTACGGGCGCTCGACCGGCTCATGGTGTTCGACCGCGGCCGCATCATCGAGGAAGGTGCGCATGACGAATTGATCCGCCTGAGCGGTGGCGTCTACCGTCGCTTGTTCGAACGCCAGGCGCTCGAGCTCACCAAGGGGCTCGTCGCCTGA